A window of the Candida orthopsilosis Co 90-125, chromosome 1 draft sequence genome harbors these coding sequences:
- a CDS encoding Nta1 protein (S. cerevisiae homolog NTA1 has protein amidohydrolase activity, has role in protein modification process, protein catabolic process localizes to mitochondrion) yields the protein MKLKVAIVQINSLLGHSQQNITKINHLLSTINGRFPDLVVLSELAITGYNFSSATHLRPFLESPYKYGASLDFAHELSLKHRCFTVVGYPEGAHLEKSKGNVGNSGGGDVVVDGVVDGEVIYNSCAVFNRTGELIYNYRKTFLYETDEKWGCLENPEKGFTPIPLKFNTKDTKGGDGDGANNGEVLTNFGICMDLNPYKFEAPFNKFEFSAKCYHNKAKLIICPMAWLSSQSPSIKTELTQEEKLDQATQLKLSSDPCNETINYWILRFFPFLKHKYSFFPKWWPSRDKVSVLICNRVGKEDDVVYGGSSCILQFNNKEASTSDGDYDAIDESNPSVDVVGRLSQNEEGILVKEIDV from the coding sequence ATGAAACTCAAAGTAGCAATTgtccaaatcaattccCTTCTAGGTCAttcacaacaaaatatcaccaaaatcaatcacctattatcaacaatcaatggTCGTTTCCCTGACTTGGTAGTTTTGTCCGAACTAGCAATAACTGGGTATAATTTCTCCCTGGCTACACATTTGAGACCATTTTTGGAGTCGCCTTACAAATATGGTGCTTCGCTTGATTTTGCTCATGAATTGAGTTTGAAACATAGGTGTTTTACAGTGGTGGGGTATCCTGAAGGAGCGCACCTAGAGAAGAGTAAAGGTAATGTTGGAAatagtggtggtggtgatgttgttgttgatggtgttgttgatggagAGGTTATTTATAATTCGTGTGCTGTTTTCAACAGGACAGgtgaattgatttataaCTATCGAAAGACATTTTTATACGAAACTGATGAAAAGTGGGGATGTTTAGAAAATCCTGAGAAGGGGTTTACACCAATACCATTAAAATTCAATACAAAAGATACCAAGggtggtgatggtgatggtgcTAACAATGGTGAAGTATTAACGAATTTTGGTATATGTATGGACTTGAATCCATATAAATTCGAAGCAccattcaataaatttgaattcagtGCTAAATGCTATCACAACAAAGCCAAGTTGATAATATGCCCCATGGCGTGGTTGTCTTCACAATCACCATCAATCAAGACCGAATTAACCCAAGAAGAGAAATTGGATCAAGCTACACAGTTGAAGCTACTGAGCGATCCATGTAATGAAACGATAAATTATTGGATTTTGAGATTCTTCCCATTTTTAAAACACAAATATAGTTTTTTCCCTAAATGGTGGCCTTCTAGGGATAAAGTAAGTGTGTTGATATGTAATCGAGTGGgtaaagaagatgatgtgGTTTATGGGGGTAGTTCATGTATTCTACAATTTAATAATAAAGAAGCTTCAACAAGTGATGGTGATTATGATGCCATAGATGAACTGAATCCCagtgttgatgttgttggtaGATTATCTCAAAACGAAGAAGGTATATTGGTGAAGGAAATTGAtgtataa